From the genome of Leptodactylus fuscus isolate aLepFus1 chromosome 1, aLepFus1.hap2, whole genome shotgun sequence, one region includes:
- the KLHL8 gene encoding kelch-like protein 8 — MASESMLPGQPKQPQAKGRRKLHQDKSFTSDTEGDGSFVFEANEAWKDFHSSLLHFYEVGELCDITLKVGSKLIPCHKLVLACVIPYFRAMFLSDMAEAKQTLIEIRDFDGDAIEDLVKFAYSSRVTLTVDNVQPLLYAACILQVELVAKACCEYMKLHFHPSNCLAVRAFAESHNRVDLMDMADRYACDHFPEVVECEDFVSMSPQHLYKLLSSGDLNIESEKQVYTAAIKWLRANPQYHEVWLNEILSQVRLPLLPIEFLMSVVAKEDIIRQDLKCRDLLDEARNYHLHLTSRAVPDFEYTIRTTPRKQTAGVLFCVGGRGGSGDPFRSIECYSVSKNSWFFGPEMNSRRRHVGVISVGGKVYAVGGHDGNEHLGSMEVFDPFTNKWMMKASMNTKRRGIALSSLGGPIYAIGGLDDNTCFNDVERYDVDADRWTAVAPMITPRGGVGSVALVNHVYAVGGNDGVASLSSVERYDPHLDKWVDVKEMGQRRAGNGVSELHGCLYVVGGFDDNSPLSSVERYDPCTNKWEYVAELTTPRGGVGIATLMGKIYAVGGHNGNAYLNTVESYDPIMNRWELVGSVAHCRAGAGVAVCACLSNQIRDIGQGSSNVVDCM, encoded by the exons ATGGCATCGGAATCTATGCTCCCTGGACAACCCAAGCAACCGCAAGCGAAGGGGAGAAGGAAGCTCCACCAGGACAAGTCCTTCACAAGTGACACTGAGGGTGATGGCTCCTTTGTCTTTGAAGCTAATGAGGCTTGGAAGGATTTTCACAGCTCGCTTCTCCATTTCTATGAAGTGGGAGAGCTGTGTGACATTACACTTAAG GTTGGTTCTAAGCTGATCCCATGCCACAAACTTGTGTTGGCTTGTGTGATACCATATTTTCGTGCCATGTTCCTGTCTGATATGGCAGAGGCAAAACAGACACTCATTGAGATACGCGACTTTGATGGTGATGCCATTGAAGACTTGGTAAAGTTTGCATATTCGTCACGAGTCACTCTCACTGTTGATAACGTTCAACCCCTCCTGTATGCAGCCTGCATCCTTCAAGTGGAACTGGTGGCCAAGGCTTGTTGTGAATATATGAAGTTACATTTCCACCCCTCTAACTGCCTGGCTGTCAGAGCTTTTGCAGAAAGCCACAATCGTGTGGACTTGATGGACATGGCTGACCGCTATGCATGTGACCATTTTCCAGAGGTGGTGGAGTGTGAAGATTTTGTTAGTATGTCCCCTCAGCACCTTTACAAGCTACTATCTTCTGGAGATCTTAACATTGAGAGTGAGAAGCAAGTCTACACTGCAGCTATAAAGTGGCTCCGTGCTAATCCGCAGTACCATGAAGTATGGCTGAATGAGATCCTGTCTCAG GTTCGATTGCCTCTCTTGCCCATTGAATTCCTCATGTCAGTTGTGGCCAAAGAAGACATCATCAGACAAGACTTGAAATGCAGAGATCTTCTGGATGAAGCAAGGAATTACCACCTGCACTTGACCAGCAGAGCTGTTCCTGATTTTGAATATACTATCCGCACAACCCCCAGAAAACAGACTGCTG GTGTTCTGTTTTGTGTGGGAGGACGTGGAGGTTCAGGTGACCCGTTTCGCAGTATTGAATGCTACTCTGTTAGCAAAAACAGCTGGTTCTTTGGACCTGAAATGAACAGTCGCAGAAGACACGTGGGTGTAATCTCTGTAGGAG GGAAGGTGTATGCTGTTGGTGGGCATGATGGAAATGAACATTTGGGTAGCATGGAGGTATTTGACCCCTTTACAAATAAGTGGATGATGAAGGCATCAATGAATACAAAAAG gagagGTATTGCTCTGTCATCACTTGGTGGCCCAATATATGCTATTGGAGGACTGGATGATAACACCTGCTTTAATGATGTGGAGAGATATGATGTGGATGCTGACCGCTGGACTGCTGTGGCTCCGATGATCACCCCTCGTGGAGGTGTTGGATCTGTTGCTCTGGTG AATCATGTCTATGCAGTGGGGGGAAATGATGGCGTTGCTTCCCTCTCAAGTGTGGAAAGGTATGACCCACATCTGGACAAATGGGTAGATGTGAAGGAGATGGGTCAGCGAAGGGCTGGTAATGGCGTTAGTGAACTTCATGGCTGCTTATATGTTGTGG GTGGATTTGATGACAATTCTCCCTTGAGTTCAGTAGAAAGATATGACCCCTGTACCAACAAGTGGGAATATGTTGCAGAGCTAACTACCCCAAGGGGTGGCGTTGGCATAGCAACTTTAATGGGCAAAATATATGCTGTTGGTGGCCATAATGGAAACGCTTATTTGAATACGGTGGAGTCTTATGACCCAATTATGAATAG ATGGGAGCTTGTTGGGTCCGTGGCTCACTGCAGGGCCGGAGCAGGAGTTGCTGTTTGTGCTTGCCTGAGTAACCAAATCCGGGATATTGGCCAAGGCTCAAGCAACGTGGTAGATTGTATGTGA